A portion of the Opitutales bacterium genome contains these proteins:
- the trkA gene encoding Trk system potassium transporter TrkA, protein MKIIVVGAGEVGFYLSDLLSRQGHEVTVIESSEHRAAMLDEEVNAKVYLGSGSTAAMIKRAGVEDCDFFLAMTSDDKTNIIACSLAKALGLKVQTIARIHDQTFSDNSIVNYQHHFGIDHVIIPEALCAVELAKAMRNPGRLAVENIARGQIEVQQVQVSERSRYADKTLREIRIEDGVRIGFVRKDKEVMVPTADTTLKPGMWVALFGHPNAVTEERARVDPAHRLQKVRVVLFGATETAIALVRLLNNPRFRVRIIERDSKLCDQLAQQFDHVTIINGDATTLRILEEEQVDGADYFVACTKDDEDNIMTSLQVSRLGTKHVQLVINRADYQEVINTLKTTLGVELIVSPRLATAHEVMRLISTDDLLEIATLGNSDTRMVEAKIPADSKQGNKTLREIAWPPGTVVVALMHKYQAKVPGPDDKILPGDRIVTIVRQENMRELSELLK, encoded by the coding sequence ATGAAGATCATTGTCGTCGGAGCCGGCGAAGTAGGCTTTTATTTAAGCGATCTCCTCAGTCGTCAGGGTCATGAGGTGACGGTGATTGAGTCTTCCGAGCACCGCGCTGCGATGCTGGACGAGGAGGTGAATGCCAAGGTGTATCTGGGTAGTGGAAGCACAGCCGCAATGATCAAGCGGGCTGGTGTCGAGGACTGCGATTTCTTCTTGGCGATGACGAGTGATGATAAAACCAATATCATCGCATGCTCGTTGGCCAAAGCCTTGGGACTGAAGGTGCAGACGATTGCACGGATCCACGATCAGACCTTTTCGGATAATTCTATCGTCAATTATCAGCACCATTTCGGGATCGATCACGTGATTATCCCGGAGGCTCTATGTGCTGTTGAACTCGCTAAAGCGATGCGCAATCCTGGTCGCCTGGCGGTGGAAAATATCGCGCGTGGGCAGATCGAGGTGCAACAGGTGCAGGTGAGCGAGCGTTCACGTTACGCCGATAAGACACTGCGTGAAATCCGTATCGAGGATGGCGTTCGCATCGGATTTGTCAGGAAGGACAAAGAGGTAATGGTGCCCACTGCCGATACCACGCTTAAACCTGGGATGTGGGTAGCATTGTTTGGGCATCCGAATGCTGTTACTGAGGAGCGAGCGCGTGTCGATCCCGCTCACCGACTTCAAAAAGTTCGGGTCGTTTTATTTGGTGCTACCGAAACTGCTATAGCCTTGGTGCGCCTACTCAATAATCCGCGTTTTCGAGTCCGGATTATCGAGCGAGATTCTAAATTATGTGATCAGCTTGCCCAGCAGTTTGATCATGTGACGATCATTAATGGAGATGCCACGACTCTGAGGATCCTCGAAGAGGAACAGGTCGATGGGGCGGACTATTTTGTGGCCTGCACTAAGGATGATGAGGACAACATCATGACGAGTCTTCAGGTGTCGCGTTTGGGAACGAAACATGTCCAGCTAGTGATCAATCGGGCTGATTACCAAGAGGTCATCAATACCCTTAAGACAACACTTGGAGTCGAGTTGATCGTATCGCCTCGGCTGGCGACAGCCCATGAGGTAATGCGCCTGATATCTACCGATGACCTCTTGGAGATAGCAACGTTGGGTAATTCTGACACGCGTATGGTGGAGGCCAAAATTCCAGCAGACAGCAAGCAGGGGAATAAAACGCTGCGTGAGATCGCATGGCCACCGGGGACTGTGGTCGTTGCGCTCATGCATAAGTATCAAGCTAAGGTGCCGGGGCCCGATGACAAAATTCTCCCGGGAGATCGTATTGTGACGATCGTGCGTCAGGAGAACATGCGTGAGCTGTCTGAGCTCTTGAAGTAG
- a CDS encoding EVE domain-containing protein: MNYWLMKSEPDVFSIDDLAACPEQTEPWDGVRNYQARNFMRDSMQIGDRVLFYHSRCKPPGVVGIAEIVSAAYPDPLAFDKKSNYYDPKSDPNNPRWLMVDVKFVQKFNTPVALDTLKVTPELDGMLVIKRGQRLSIQPVEASHYKKVLELAGL; the protein is encoded by the coding sequence ATGAACTATTGGCTGATGAAGTCCGAGCCGGATGTATTTTCCATTGATGATCTGGCAGCATGCCCCGAGCAGACCGAACCCTGGGACGGCGTGCGCAACTACCAAGCTCGCAATTTCATGCGCGATTCGATGCAGATCGGCGACCGCGTGCTCTTCTACCATTCACGCTGCAAACCACCTGGCGTCGTCGGAATCGCCGAAATCGTCAGCGCAGCCTACCCCGACCCCCTCGCTTTCGACAAAAAAAGCAACTACTATGACCCTAAGTCAGATCCAAACAATCCGCGCTGGCTTATGGTAGACGTGAAGTTTGTTCAAAAATTCAACACCCCAGTAGCACTCGACACACTCAAGGTGACTCCCGAGCTGGACGGCATGCTCGTCATCAAACGCGGCCAACGCCTATCGATCCAGCCAGTCGAAGCCTCGCATTACAAAAAAGTCCTCGAGCTGGCTGGGCTTTGA
- a CDS encoding divalent cation transporter produces the protein MNEVTTVVALTLMAGIAMPVGALLACADSIHPNWMNSEMRHGIIAFGGGALLSAIALVLVPEGIESVSIPLAATCFAGGGLAFLALDVLLDKIKSPGGQLVAMLSDFVPEAIALGASLASGSPTAKLLAAMIAIQNLPEGFNAYREMTLNSKKSGRRVIVAFFAMALLGPCAGLSGYYILASYDTLVSCMMLFASGGILYLVFQDIAPEARLQRRWMPAMGAVFGFLLGLLGKMLV, from the coding sequence ATGAATGAAGTAACGACTGTTGTTGCCCTTACGTTGATGGCAGGCATTGCGATGCCTGTGGGGGCGCTTCTTGCATGTGCGGATAGCATTCATCCGAATTGGATGAACTCTGAGATGCGGCATGGGATTATTGCGTTTGGTGGAGGCGCACTCCTGTCAGCGATTGCACTTGTGCTGGTGCCGGAGGGGATTGAATCGGTTTCGATTCCGCTAGCTGCGACTTGTTTTGCGGGTGGCGGGCTCGCATTTCTTGCGCTCGATGTGCTACTCGACAAAATCAAGAGCCCGGGCGGGCAGTTAGTGGCAATGCTGTCGGACTTCGTTCCTGAGGCGATTGCACTGGGTGCATCATTGGCTTCGGGAAGCCCGACTGCAAAGTTATTGGCCGCAATGATCGCCATTCAAAATTTGCCGGAGGGCTTTAACGCATACCGCGAAATGACCTTGAACAGCAAGAAGTCCGGTCGACGCGTGATAGTCGCATTCTTTGCTATGGCTTTGCTGGGCCCATGTGCTGGACTCAGTGGCTATTACATCCTTGCTTCATACGACACCCTTGTCTCCTGCATGATGCTGTTTGCGAGCGGTGGTATTCTTTATCTCGTTTTTCAAGATATAGCTCCCGAGGCGCGATTGCAGCGACGATGGATGCCCGCCATGGGGGCGGTGTTCGGATTTCTGCTCGGTCTCCTCGGGAAGATGCTTGTGTGA
- a CDS encoding NRDE family protein: MPYQDSIVISVNRDELRSRVESHHMETNSEYCYPVDEESRGTWLGAHAEGVVFAILNRYQDENAQPGQISRGGIIPILLKADESVSLVRLKDYFRLSDFSPFDCVRVDRYSVEIASWDGVQLDVQRKQLPLCLTSSSERLDEVRRYRYQLWEHFRAQGELSPQRVLNEFHTITSEAHPRDSVRVDRPLTHTKSISQVVINAHQVDFRYWPEWALATSSRLNEGDATSHRFCYADVD, encoded by the coding sequence GTGCCATACCAAGACTCTATCGTTATATCGGTGAACCGCGATGAGCTGCGTTCACGTGTGGAGTCACATCATATGGAAACGAACTCGGAGTATTGTTATCCAGTCGATGAAGAGTCGAGGGGGACATGGTTGGGCGCGCATGCTGAAGGCGTGGTCTTCGCCATACTCAATCGCTATCAAGATGAGAACGCTCAACCAGGCCAGATTTCGCGAGGTGGGATTATTCCAATTCTCTTGAAGGCGGATGAATCCGTATCGCTTGTTCGGCTTAAAGACTATTTCAGACTTTCTGATTTTAGCCCCTTCGATTGCGTCCGCGTGGATCGATATAGTGTGGAGATAGCCTCATGGGATGGCGTTCAGTTAGATGTTCAGAGAAAACAACTCCCCCTGTGCCTGACCTCATCATCGGAGCGTCTTGATGAGGTGAGACGTTATCGATATCAGCTTTGGGAGCACTTTCGAGCTCAGGGAGAACTCAGTCCACAAAGGGTGTTGAACGAATTTCACACGATTACCAGCGAAGCGCATCCCCGCGATTCTGTGCGCGTGGATAGGCCCCTGACGCACACAAAGAGTATTTCTCAGGTTGTCATCAATGCACACCAAGTAGACTTCCGCTATTGGCCAGAGTGGGCATTGGCGACAAGCAGTCGACTGAATGAAGGTGACGCTACGTCTCATCGGTTTTGTTATGCAGATGTAGACTGA
- a CDS encoding GNAT family N-acetyltransferase, with protein MKNIRDNPLSVWRQQGPLARTALKHISRVDALEAWYEEWLREHSSSYGKHGPFLDFVLGKLKLDVTVHHRELLDAVPDSGPLFIVANHPLGGVEGMLIAQMLLKIRPDLKVLTNDLLKIFPEFHELFIGVDVLSPGKQIENGKGVRAVIKHVHKGGAVLIFPAGTVSTIEVPSMSVTDVNWNPMITRLAMRLQVPLLPMFVAGKNGNAFYLSAFIHKRLRTLLLPRAMIKKQGSRLDLYVGRMVPARDLAVFKDPETATGFLRLTCELLKDNKSIEEKSGANIDALCPDLDAALLRDHLSKQSTYRLIERGDFEVYAMPHDKMGPVMRQLAIERERTFRNVDEGTGLALDSDRFDPLYDHLLLWDRVKGRIAGGYRLGRVDQIVKQAGLAGVYSHSLFRYDQRFLDSIGAAIEAGRSFVASEYQRRPDALELLWKGIGSYTVRHRGYHTLFGCVSISPQYSRLASCLLRDSLLKYYGSEESLKKIVRARNPIELNQRPWTDKQLEGLYTIPVLNKLLGCVDSALKVPVLIRHYLALNGKFVSFTVNQDFNHSLDGLIVLDLRQMPKRHLKRYFGLEDSSYFSQPEPEHVA; from the coding sequence GTGAAGAATATCCGAGACAATCCACTCAGCGTATGGCGTCAACAAGGTCCCCTGGCGCGCACTGCTCTCAAACACATTTCGCGAGTCGACGCTTTGGAGGCCTGGTATGAAGAGTGGCTGCGGGAACATTCATCAAGCTATGGAAAGCATGGGCCGTTCCTCGATTTCGTATTGGGCAAGCTGAAGCTAGATGTGACAGTACATCATCGAGAGCTGTTGGATGCAGTGCCAGATTCGGGACCGCTCTTCATCGTAGCAAATCATCCACTGGGAGGGGTTGAAGGAATGTTGATTGCCCAGATGCTTCTGAAAATAAGACCCGACTTGAAGGTTTTGACCAATGACTTACTCAAGATTTTTCCTGAGTTTCATGAGCTTTTTATCGGTGTGGATGTGCTCAGTCCCGGTAAGCAAATCGAGAATGGCAAAGGTGTGCGCGCAGTCATTAAGCACGTCCATAAGGGTGGAGCTGTCCTGATCTTTCCAGCCGGTACAGTATCCACCATTGAAGTGCCGTCAATGAGTGTCACTGATGTGAACTGGAATCCTATGATCACACGCCTGGCGATGCGACTGCAGGTCCCGCTCCTTCCGATGTTTGTAGCTGGAAAAAATGGAAACGCCTTCTACCTTTCCGCCTTTATCCACAAACGGTTGCGCACCCTATTACTCCCTAGAGCTATGATCAAGAAGCAGGGGAGCCGCCTCGATCTCTATGTCGGACGCATGGTTCCAGCGCGCGATTTGGCTGTGTTCAAGGATCCCGAAACAGCGACGGGATTTCTCAGACTTACCTGTGAGCTTCTAAAAGATAACAAATCTATTGAGGAAAAATCTGGAGCCAATATCGATGCTCTTTGTCCAGACTTAGACGCAGCGTTGCTGCGGGATCATCTGTCTAAGCAAAGCACTTACCGGCTGATCGAACGGGGCGATTTTGAAGTCTACGCGATGCCGCATGATAAAATGGGACCGGTCATGCGCCAGTTGGCTATCGAACGTGAGCGAACCTTCCGTAATGTCGACGAAGGGACGGGACTTGCCCTGGATAGCGACCGTTTCGATCCGCTCTATGATCATCTCTTACTCTGGGATCGGGTGAAGGGGCGAATCGCCGGCGGATACCGCCTGGGCCGGGTAGATCAGATCGTCAAACAAGCTGGACTGGCTGGTGTCTACAGTCATTCGCTTTTTAGATATGACCAACGTTTCTTGGACTCGATTGGTGCCGCCATCGAGGCGGGTCGCTCGTTTGTGGCTTCTGAGTATCAGCGACGCCCTGACGCTCTCGAGCTCCTGTGGAAAGGCATCGGAAGCTACACTGTCCGGCATCGCGGCTATCACACCCTGTTTGGTTGCGTGAGTATCTCACCTCAGTATTCGCGTTTAGCCAGCTGTTTGTTACGCGACTCGCTTCTCAAATATTATGGTAGCGAGGAATCGCTTAAAAAGATTGTGCGAGCCCGCAATCCAATCGAGCTCAATCAGCGTCCTTGGACAGATAAGCAACTCGAGGGACTTTATACGATTCCCGTATTGAACAAGTTGTTGGGGTGCGTCGATTCCGCTCTGAAAGTCCCGGTATTGATACGCCATTACCTCGCGCTCAATGGCAAGTTCGTCTCTTTCACGGTTAACCAAGACTTTAATCACTCACTCGATGGACTCATCGTCCTCGACTTACGCCAAATGCCCAAGCGGCACCTCAAGCGTTATTTCGGACTAGAAGATTCGAGCTATTTCTCACAACCCGAACCAGAACATGTTGCTTAG
- a CDS encoding D-alanine--D-alanine ligase: protein MYAPVAVQWILLTVWYRSFTLPFLANPNVPVAGMVGMPKSTLLGQATGKAAEVILPWIIYAVGNRPLSQQLDTCLKSAEAIGITLPFVCKPDIGCRGVGVKLIKSRDQLAEVISLYPKGAQLVCQQLASWEPEVGIFYVKNPETGEVSIPSMTFKYTPHVVGDGQRTLSELVEADPRAGQLQHLYHARFRERWSEVPESGEVVKLVFSASHSKGAIFKNASEFITEALRLRVAEIMADIPEFFYGRLDVKFRDVASLKLGETLEVVEINGASSESIHIWDKDTSLLTAFKELTWQYRTLFKIGAHHRRNGLRPPRLGYFLERLREERRLTRNYPLTD from the coding sequence ATGTATGCGCCGGTCGCGGTTCAATGGATTCTTCTGACTGTATGGTATCGTTCGTTTACGCTCCCATTCTTGGCCAACCCCAATGTGCCGGTTGCGGGCATGGTAGGGATGCCCAAAAGCACATTACTCGGACAGGCTACGGGTAAAGCCGCCGAGGTGATTCTTCCCTGGATTATCTACGCCGTGGGGAATCGGCCTTTGTCACAGCAGCTGGATACCTGTTTAAAAAGCGCGGAAGCCATCGGCATTACTCTGCCTTTTGTGTGTAAGCCTGATATCGGCTGCCGTGGGGTGGGTGTGAAGCTGATCAAGAGTCGCGATCAGCTAGCCGAGGTCATTTCTCTGTATCCAAAGGGAGCTCAACTCGTATGCCAGCAACTAGCATCTTGGGAGCCGGAAGTAGGCATCTTTTACGTAAAAAATCCAGAGACAGGTGAGGTCTCGATTCCCTCAATGACGTTTAAGTATACACCGCACGTCGTCGGTGATGGGCAACGCACTCTGAGTGAATTGGTCGAGGCAGATCCGCGAGCTGGGCAGTTGCAGCATCTATATCACGCGCGTTTCCGTGAGCGCTGGTCTGAGGTGCCCGAGTCCGGTGAGGTCGTGAAGCTTGTCTTTTCTGCGAGTCACAGCAAAGGCGCCATCTTCAAAAATGCTTCTGAATTTATTACCGAGGCGCTGCGACTTCGTGTCGCTGAAATCATGGCGGACATCCCAGAATTTTTCTATGGCCGCCTCGATGTGAAATTTCGCGATGTCGCATCTCTGAAATTGGGCGAGACTCTAGAGGTCGTCGAAATCAATGGTGCCAGCTCAGAATCTATTCATATCTGGGACAAAGATACCTCGCTCCTGACTGCATTCAAGGAACTGACCTGGCAGTACCGCACACTTTTTAAAATTGGCGCCCATCACCGTCGAAACGGTCTCCGCCCTCCGCGTTTGGGCTATTTCTTAGAACGGCTACGCGAGGAGCGGCGTTTGACGCGGAACTATCCGCTGACGGATTGA
- a CDS encoding YHS domain protein translates to MCLCLFLVFSGSFLQADSPIYTGLFGKTALGGYDAVSYYSEDNQPVKGSKRHKLTWRSATWLFASEENKMSFEADPEAFAPQFGGYCAWAVAQGKLAKGDPKVFTVLDGKLYLNYNRDIDQAWQENRAAFIETANETYPKLVDLKE, encoded by the coding sequence ATTTGTCTCTGCCTCTTCTTAGTCTTCTCAGGAAGCTTCCTACAAGCGGACTCTCCGATCTACACGGGATTGTTTGGCAAAACAGCATTGGGCGGTTATGACGCCGTTTCTTATTATTCAGAGGATAATCAGCCGGTGAAGGGCTCAAAGAGGCACAAGCTTACGTGGCGCAGCGCTACATGGTTGTTCGCAAGTGAAGAGAATAAAATGAGTTTCGAAGCTGATCCAGAAGCTTTTGCTCCTCAGTTCGGTGGCTACTGTGCTTGGGCTGTGGCTCAGGGTAAATTAGCCAAAGGCGATCCCAAAGTTTTCACAGTTCTCGATGGGAAACTTTACCTGAACTACAACCGCGATATCGATCAAGCCTGGCAGGAAAATCGCGCCGCCTTCATAGAGACTGCAAATGAAACCTACCCAAAGCTAGTCGACCTGAAAGAATAA
- the fmt gene encoding methionyl-tRNA formyltransferase, translating to MQTRRIVFMASDPIALPALEWSNAPDNGLELVAVFTQPDRRVGRGKKLTPNEVKIWAEAKNIQVHQPERLGAETVRWFREQSIDLCLVMAYGHFLKQDLLDAPSYGTLNLHGSILPSYRGACPVEASILDGLTETGVSLMRLVKKMDAGPVVDVEKIPIYPDDTAPILRTRMAHACPALLDRALSRVFDGTAPLDEQDHKSASFVRRLFKADGIIDFSLSAQEIERRSRAFSPWPGTVIRFGDDNIKVEGVKIGRGIDATAGTVIETDPGLGIQCGEDAIFPQKLQRPGGKMLPTKDFLNGYNLTVGMRANWVPSEPVITAQPYGYTQVRNTQ from the coding sequence ATGCAAACCCGCCGCATCGTATTCATGGCCTCCGATCCCATCGCTCTACCAGCATTGGAATGGAGCAACGCTCCTGATAATGGACTCGAATTAGTCGCCGTTTTCACGCAACCGGATCGGCGTGTTGGGCGCGGCAAAAAACTCACACCGAATGAAGTCAAGATTTGGGCTGAAGCGAAGAATATCCAGGTTCATCAGCCCGAAAGGCTTGGAGCTGAGACCGTGCGATGGTTCCGGGAGCAGTCCATCGATCTCTGTTTGGTGATGGCATATGGACACTTCCTTAAACAGGACCTGCTCGATGCTCCGAGCTATGGCACGCTGAACCTTCATGGATCGATCCTTCCAAGCTACCGCGGGGCATGTCCTGTCGAAGCTTCGATTTTAGATGGTTTGACGGAAACGGGAGTATCGCTGATGCGGCTCGTCAAGAAGATGGATGCTGGGCCCGTTGTAGACGTTGAGAAGATCCCGATTTATCCCGACGACACCGCGCCTATTTTGCGCACTCGTATGGCTCATGCGTGTCCAGCCCTTCTCGATCGTGCTCTCTCGAGAGTCTTCGACGGAACAGCACCACTCGATGAACAGGATCACAAATCAGCAAGCTTTGTGCGGAGGCTGTTCAAGGCCGATGGAATCATCGATTTCTCACTCTCCGCTCAAGAAATCGAACGACGCTCCCGAGCATTTTCGCCCTGGCCTGGAACGGTGATACGTTTTGGCGACGATAACATCAAGGTCGAGGGAGTCAAAATCGGGCGCGGCATAGACGCAACTGCTGGTACCGTAATCGAAACCGACCCAGGGCTGGGCATACAGTGTGGCGAGGATGCCATCTTTCCACAGAAGCTGCAGCGCCCTGGAGGTAAGATGCTCCCCACCAAAGACTTCCTAAATGGCTACAATCTGACAGTGGGCATGCGGGCAAATTGGGTTCCCTCGGAACCCGTGATCACGGCGCAACCATACGGTTATACGCAGGTTAGAAATACTCAGTAA
- a CDS encoding LysM peptidoglycan-binding domain-containing protein encodes MTFLLRTFTRFFPLFCITTASLWAQSDDLRLRVANMAQDLGLLTREVRALRLEIDTLRGENQALIERLRNSDALRAQMLVLGEKLDSEVTRIERAITTSDQALKKEVLTTVADQIDLLTAQISKTLNALGQVSQTQPAAPTQPSIVFDDDYPVGGLPYEVISGDTLSGIAQKMKSRVIWIQKANKIADPTKLRVGQTLFIPQAD; translated from the coding sequence ATGACTTTTCTACTTCGCACCTTCACTCGCTTTTTTCCTTTATTTTGCATCACGACTGCATCCCTTTGGGCTCAGTCTGACGATCTACGTCTCAGAGTCGCAAACATGGCTCAAGACCTTGGACTCCTCACGCGCGAGGTGCGCGCCTTACGCTTAGAAATCGACACGCTGCGCGGTGAAAACCAGGCCCTCATCGAACGATTGAGAAATAGCGATGCACTGCGCGCTCAGATGCTCGTTCTCGGCGAGAAGCTCGACTCAGAAGTGACTCGTATCGAAAGGGCCATCACCACATCAGATCAAGCGCTCAAGAAAGAGGTGCTCACCACAGTTGCTGATCAAATCGACCTACTCACCGCTCAAATCAGCAAGACGCTCAATGCCCTCGGACAGGTCAGCCAGACCCAACCAGCAGCGCCGACTCAGCCAAGTATCGTTTTTGACGATGACTACCCGGTCGGTGGTCTGCCCTACGAGGTGATCAGCGGTGATACCTTAAGTGGGATCGCTCAGAAAATGAAATCGCGGGTGATCTGGATTCAAAAAGCAAACAAGATTGCTGATCCCACGAAACTTCGAGTTGGCCAAACTCTGTTCATCCCTCAAGCTGACTGA
- a CDS encoding ParB/RepB/Spo0J family partition protein, protein MAQSKSRLGRGLGSLISGGVSAAPKKSPAKKANAPSKAEAAKTPPTSSTFQLVEISVSKVVSNPYQPRREFRQDQIMELAHSIRAEGLLQPVVVREKDGKFELIAGERRLRAFQFLKILKIPARIITASDASSAALALIENLQREGLNPIEEAYGFASLIGDFDLTQEEASERVGKGRATVANSLRLLNLDEKIQGYLAKGLISTGHAKVILGLSEPAEREMLAQRIIEQGMSVREAEKALKRLKDGSGGKHSQSGKSENAAVADLERKLASQLNTPVSLKHSAKKGKIVIEYFGNDDLQRVLERLGLSSE, encoded by the coding sequence ATGGCGCAGTCGAAAAGCAGATTGGGACGTGGATTGGGTAGCTTAATTTCTGGAGGGGTATCCGCGGCACCCAAAAAATCTCCAGCCAAAAAGGCGAACGCCCCTTCTAAGGCAGAAGCTGCGAAGACTCCTCCTACCAGCAGCACCTTCCAGTTGGTGGAGATCAGCGTGTCCAAAGTTGTAAGCAATCCATATCAGCCACGCCGAGAGTTCCGCCAAGACCAGATAATGGAACTGGCTCACTCTATTCGCGCAGAAGGACTGCTCCAGCCCGTCGTCGTTCGAGAAAAGGACGGCAAATTCGAGCTCATTGCCGGAGAGCGCCGTCTACGGGCCTTCCAATTCCTAAAAATCCTCAAGATACCCGCACGTATTATTACTGCCAGCGACGCGTCTAGCGCTGCCTTGGCCCTGATAGAAAATCTACAGCGCGAAGGCCTGAATCCGATTGAGGAAGCCTACGGTTTTGCCAGCTTGATAGGCGATTTTGATCTCACCCAGGAAGAGGCCTCGGAACGAGTCGGCAAAGGCCGTGCGACCGTCGCCAACTCGCTGCGTTTGCTCAATTTAGATGAGAAAATCCAGGGCTATCTGGCAAAAGGACTTATTTCCACAGGCCATGCAAAAGTCATCCTAGGGCTGAGCGAACCGGCCGAACGCGAGATGCTGGCACAGCGCATCATCGAGCAAGGCATGAGCGTGCGTGAAGCTGAAAAAGCCTTGAAGCGCCTTAAAGACGGCAGCGGAGGTAAACATTCCCAATCAGGCAAAAGCGAAAACGCTGCTGTAGCTGACCTTGAGCGCAAATTAGCTTCTCAGCTTAACACGCCTGTATCGCTGAAGCACTCAGCCAAGAAGGGCAAAATCGTTATCGAATATTTCGGCAATGATGACCTCCAACGTGTCCTCGAACGACTCGGGCTAAGCAGCGAATAG
- a CDS encoding L-rhamnose isomerase, with protein MDSKVFDYAKEEYAALGIDVEAVLSQLDAIPISIPCWQGDDVAGFEKPDAKLGSGGAVVTGNYMGKARSIAELQSDAEKAFSLIPGKKRFNLHASYGDFFGTLPERNAITPENFAGWADWANSQDVKLDFNPTYFSHPKSDDGFTLASLDVGIREYWIEHGIACRKIAESLGKAVGETVVTNFWIPDGYKDTPINRRIHRQHLEASLDKIFAEKIDPGTNIDAVECKLFGIASESYVVGSHEFYLSYAVKNQMTLCLDAGHFHPTETLADKISSVMQFVPGLLFHLSRGVRWDSDHVVIVDDATQAAVSEVVRGGYLERTAIGLDFFDASINRVAAWVIGVRSVRKALLNALLEPTAKLEAAEADGDYTARLAWLEASKYLPSQVVWNAYLERSGVPSEFAWMDEIKTYERNVLSAR; from the coding sequence ATGGACTCAAAAGTGTTTGATTACGCCAAGGAAGAATACGCCGCCCTCGGCATCGATGTTGAAGCCGTGCTCTCCCAGCTCGACGCTATCCCGATTTCCATACCCTGCTGGCAGGGCGACGATGTAGCCGGGTTCGAGAAGCCCGACGCAAAACTTGGCAGCGGCGGTGCCGTTGTCACCGGAAACTACATGGGCAAAGCGCGCAGCATCGCAGAGCTTCAATCGGACGCAGAAAAAGCCTTCTCGCTCATTCCCGGCAAAAAGCGTTTTAATCTTCACGCCAGTTACGGAGATTTCTTTGGCACATTGCCCGAACGCAACGCCATCACACCCGAAAATTTTGCTGGCTGGGCAGATTGGGCCAATAGCCAAGATGTGAAGCTGGATTTCAATCCAACCTACTTCTCCCATCCAAAATCCGACGACGGATTCACACTCGCCAGTTTAGACGTAGGCATTCGTGAATATTGGATCGAACATGGCATAGCCTGCCGCAAAATCGCAGAGTCTTTAGGCAAGGCAGTAGGTGAGACCGTAGTGACAAATTTCTGGATTCCAGATGGTTATAAGGACACGCCGATCAACCGCCGAATCCACCGACAGCATCTCGAAGCATCGCTGGATAAGATCTTTGCGGAAAAAATCGATCCAGGGACTAACATCGATGCTGTGGAATGTAAGCTGTTTGGGATCGCATCAGAATCCTACGTCGTGGGTAGCCACGAATTCTACCTCAGCTACGCAGTGAAAAATCAGATGACCCTGTGTCTCGATGCGGGCCATTTCCACCCCACGGAAACCCTGGCAGACAAAATCAGCTCTGTGATGCAATTTGTCCCTGGTCTACTTTTCCACCTGAGCCGCGGCGTCCGGTGGGACAGTGATCACGTGGTGATCGTCGACGATGCCACACAAGCTGCAGTGAGCGAAGTCGTGCGAGGAGGTTACCTCGAGCGCACTGCGATCGGGCTCGATTTCTTCGACGCCTCGATCAACCGCGTGGCCGCTTGGGTAATCGGTGTGCGCTCCGTTCGCAAAGCCCTACTCAACGCGCTCTTAGAGCCAACCGCAAAACTCGAAGCAGCCGAGGCAGACGGAGACTATACCGCGCGCTTGGCTTGGCTCGAGGCTTCAAAATATCTTCCCTCTCAGGTAGTATGGAATGCGTATCTCGAGCGCTCCGGCGTGCCCTCGGAGTTTGCCTGGATGGACGAGATCAAAACATATGAGCGCAACGTGTTGAGCGCTCGTTAA